A window from Haloarchaeobius amylolyticus encodes these proteins:
- a CDS encoding glycoside hydrolase family 15 protein, producing the protein MRIQQGRRIDGERPTTDGLFSGGDGRLVFVERDGSIRDYSYPLSGLYGLDDSRFGVWSADEVAWLDEVETVRQEYYRDTTLVVTEHEADDWTARQYDLTLSGAHVTHVELRGSVPDDAHLVSSLSFVPDGSVQPGGKLAHENAVEVYHDREHDYVTASTGLDNGTGESDLGKFAVGGWDPLGDTVRVAAPFDSEGELAHTTLVTLLTDRTETDRQDALAHLRAVADHHPTDKSLRAVAESQRHGLSGMPHRDAIATDLRTLGLLRAPSGALMKAPEYDPFTESSGGYGYTWFRDHAVVGDALLGVDSSFDLGEAAPDHAAAVRFLCETQLEDGTWPQRVWPKDGALAPGWANGNLESDGEAYQPDQGARAITYLARYLRAHDPSAADRGMAEEAIARGLDGLDATFRGEELGRYQSVWENEGGRFVHGVATALEAYATAALAPVSDDLTERAHEGAHDLVELLDGFWDEEAGVFARRLDADGEPVHDRFDVATLAVASAYRSYARLDHGSEAELSSAQVARLDSHVQSTLDALEQSVGDAVGLARYERDNWRGEGDGDPKVWSVATAWGVVGAAELAALLDEYDPDPDAGEVGQLVERAKGLLEPLLPGGELVSEHGYLAEQSFADGSQDSATPLAWAHGLRLAGIVELDQLGALGAETAAPTGPDEQPTWTTGEKYGIGTVPDHEDPESHVWFTLTEGALTEPRFPRVDLMNVKTLDFLVVDSEGGYAARTHNEHRTDDDAETLSRHTEMVGTDALVYRQTITEDDDDHEWELSVEYVTDPEGDAIVGDVSFSARDDNQYDVYAVADSACSNSGAHDRAAVVGDESEYALTSVDDTPEYLDNAIVDPDGEEYEVAVALASSRSFDVATVGTPDAAHVADLFRGDATAIDHAADAAHGNVVLLGRLGSGVSSVADTLALGFATEGDEDAALTAAGDALDGGFVSVRDGYVNAWQEFVADVSLPNSVQGSSHLANLYRASVMVLKAVEDKTFRGAGIASPSVPWGDAVPADEPTDFGYNFSWARDLYQVFTALETVGKVEEAADSLAYIYNYQQRENGFLPQNTYLDGRTRWGGEQLDNIAFPSVMAYQLWERHGITFEEADYDYEQVRASAAYVVRSGPHSGQERWEEEAGYSPSTIAAEIAGLACAAWLADAEGETADAIDFLAHADAYRRGVERWCATTTGTNRIDNTPYYVRVTRNGEPDSGTRRELANHGPTLDERAIVDAGFLDLVRLGILPWDDPVVENSVEVVDETIRVDTPHGPAWYRYNGDGYGEVGEREPDEGAPWGLDRLGQGRLWPIFTGERGEYELRRGTASGDLAPQNLLETMAGFANSGRMIPEQVWDREYETEYGWEFGEGTGAATPLAWSMAQYIRLADSIDAGEPIETPRFIAERYIGSNAAPVPPALSVEEVAVDEATETVAVSGKTNAASVLVKTGADRTLVPVDDGEYAVELDCVPHQGDVTVIGATGEENLASVGTVMLTRNLQTETRTVHGDD; encoded by the coding sequence ATGCGCATTCAGCAGGGGCGCCGCATCGACGGCGAGCGTCCCACGACGGACGGGTTGTTCTCCGGCGGCGACGGCCGACTCGTCTTCGTCGAGCGAGACGGGTCGATCCGCGACTACTCCTATCCACTCTCTGGACTGTACGGACTCGACGACTCCCGGTTCGGCGTCTGGTCGGCCGACGAGGTCGCCTGGCTCGACGAGGTCGAGACGGTCCGCCAGGAGTACTACCGCGACACGACCCTCGTCGTGACCGAACACGAGGCCGACGACTGGACCGCACGACAGTACGACCTCACGCTCTCGGGGGCGCACGTGACCCACGTCGAGTTGCGCGGCTCGGTCCCCGACGACGCCCACCTCGTCTCGTCGCTGTCGTTCGTCCCGGACGGGAGCGTCCAGCCCGGCGGCAAACTGGCCCACGAGAACGCGGTCGAGGTGTACCACGACCGCGAACACGACTACGTGACCGCCTCGACCGGCCTCGACAACGGGACCGGCGAGAGCGACCTCGGCAAGTTCGCGGTCGGCGGCTGGGACCCCCTCGGCGACACGGTCCGGGTCGCGGCCCCCTTCGACTCCGAGGGCGAACTCGCGCACACGACGCTGGTGACGCTGCTCACCGACCGCACCGAGACCGACCGACAGGACGCGCTCGCGCACCTCAGAGCGGTCGCGGACCACCACCCGACCGACAAGTCGCTCCGGGCGGTCGCCGAGTCCCAGCGCCACGGCCTCTCGGGGATGCCCCACCGTGACGCCATCGCGACGGACCTCCGGACGCTCGGCCTGCTGCGCGCCCCCAGTGGCGCGCTGATGAAGGCGCCGGAGTACGACCCCTTCACCGAGTCCTCGGGTGGCTACGGCTACACCTGGTTCCGCGACCACGCGGTCGTCGGCGACGCCCTCCTCGGCGTCGACAGCTCGTTCGACCTCGGCGAGGCCGCGCCGGACCACGCCGCCGCGGTTCGCTTCCTCTGTGAGACCCAGCTCGAGGATGGGACGTGGCCCCAGCGCGTCTGGCCGAAGGACGGCGCGCTCGCCCCCGGCTGGGCGAACGGGAACCTCGAGTCCGACGGCGAGGCCTACCAGCCCGACCAGGGCGCTCGCGCCATCACCTACCTCGCACGGTACCTCCGGGCCCACGACCCGAGCGCGGCCGACCGCGGCATGGCCGAGGAGGCCATCGCCCGCGGCCTCGACGGCCTCGACGCGACCTTCCGCGGCGAGGAACTCGGCCGCTACCAGAGCGTCTGGGAGAACGAGGGCGGCCGGTTCGTCCACGGCGTCGCGACCGCGCTGGAGGCGTACGCGACCGCGGCGCTCGCCCCGGTCTCTGACGACCTCACCGAGCGCGCCCACGAGGGCGCACACGACCTCGTCGAGCTGCTCGACGGGTTCTGGGACGAGGAGGCCGGCGTCTTCGCCCGGCGACTCGACGCCGACGGCGAGCCGGTCCACGACCGCTTCGACGTGGCGACGCTCGCGGTCGCCTCGGCCTACCGGTCCTACGCGCGACTGGACCACGGCTCCGAGGCCGAACTCTCCAGCGCGCAGGTCGCCCGGCTCGACTCGCACGTCCAGTCGACGCTCGACGCCCTCGAACAGTCCGTCGGTGACGCGGTCGGGCTGGCCCGCTACGAGCGCGACAACTGGCGGGGCGAGGGCGACGGTGACCCGAAGGTCTGGTCCGTCGCGACCGCCTGGGGCGTCGTCGGCGCCGCCGAACTCGCCGCCCTGCTGGACGAGTACGACCCCGACCCGGACGCCGGCGAGGTCGGCCAACTCGTCGAACGGGCGAAGGGCCTCCTCGAACCGTTGCTGCCCGGCGGCGAACTGGTGAGCGAGCACGGCTACCTCGCCGAACAGTCCTTCGCCGACGGCTCGCAGGACAGCGCCACGCCGCTGGCGTGGGCCCACGGCCTCCGGCTCGCGGGCATCGTCGAACTCGACCAGCTCGGCGCACTCGGCGCGGAGACCGCGGCCCCGACCGGCCCGGACGAACAGCCGACGTGGACGACCGGCGAGAAGTACGGCATCGGGACGGTCCCCGACCACGAGGACCCGGAGTCCCACGTCTGGTTCACGCTGACCGAGGGGGCCCTCACGGAGCCGCGGTTCCCCCGCGTCGACCTGATGAACGTGAAGACGCTCGACTTCCTCGTCGTCGATTCCGAGGGTGGCTACGCGGCCCGCACCCACAACGAGCACCGTACCGACGACGACGCCGAGACCCTCTCGCGACACACCGAGATGGTCGGCACCGACGCGCTGGTCTACCGCCAGACCATCACGGAGGACGATGACGACCACGAGTGGGAGCTGTCGGTCGAGTACGTCACCGACCCCGAAGGCGACGCCATCGTCGGCGACGTGTCCTTCTCCGCCCGCGACGACAACCAGTACGACGTCTACGCCGTCGCCGACAGCGCCTGCTCGAACAGCGGCGCCCACGACCGGGCCGCGGTCGTCGGCGACGAGAGCGAGTACGCCCTCACGTCGGTCGACGACACGCCGGAGTACCTCGACAACGCCATCGTCGACCCCGACGGCGAGGAGTACGAGGTCGCGGTCGCCCTCGCCTCCAGCCGGTCGTTCGACGTTGCCACCGTCGGCACCCCCGACGCTGCCCACGTCGCCGACCTGTTCCGGGGCGACGCGACCGCCATCGACCACGCCGCCGACGCGGCCCACGGGAACGTGGTCCTGCTCGGCCGGCTCGGCTCCGGCGTCAGCTCCGTCGCCGACACGCTCGCGCTCGGCTTCGCCACCGAGGGCGACGAGGATGCGGCCCTGACGGCCGCCGGCGACGCCCTCGACGGCGGCTTCGTCTCGGTGCGCGACGGCTACGTCAACGCGTGGCAGGAGTTCGTCGCGGACGTCTCGCTCCCGAACTCGGTGCAGGGCTCCTCGCACCTCGCGAACCTGTACCGCGCCTCCGTCATGGTGTTGAAGGCGGTCGAGGACAAGACCTTCCGCGGCGCCGGCATCGCCAGCCCGTCGGTCCCGTGGGGCGACGCCGTCCCCGCCGACGAACCCACCGACTTCGGCTACAACTTCTCGTGGGCCCGCGACCTCTACCAGGTGTTCACCGCGCTGGAGACCGTCGGCAAGGTCGAGGAGGCCGCCGACTCGCTCGCGTACATCTACAACTACCAGCAACGCGAGAACGGCTTCCTGCCCCAGAACACCTACCTCGACGGCCGGACCCGCTGGGGCGGCGAGCAACTCGACAACATCGCCTTCCCGTCCGTGATGGCCTACCAGCTCTGGGAGCGCCACGGTATCACCTTCGAGGAGGCCGACTACGACTACGAGCAGGTCCGCGCCTCCGCCGCCTACGTCGTCCGGTCCGGCCCCCACAGCGGGCAGGAGCGCTGGGAGGAGGAGGCCGGCTACTCCCCGAGCACCATCGCGGCCGAGATCGCCGGCCTCGCGTGTGCCGCCTGGCTGGCCGACGCCGAGGGCGAGACCGCCGACGCCATCGACTTCCTCGCCCACGCCGACGCCTACCGCCGCGGCGTCGAACGCTGGTGTGCCACCACGACCGGCACGAACCGCATCGACAACACCCCGTACTACGTCCGGGTCACCCGCAACGGCGAACCCGACAGCGGCACCCGCCGCGAACTCGCCAACCACGGCCCGACGCTGGACGAGCGCGCCATCGTCGACGCCGGCTTCCTCGACCTCGTCCGGCTGGGCATCCTGCCGTGGGACGACCCGGTCGTCGAGAACTCCGTCGAGGTCGTCGACGAGACCATCCGCGTCGACACCCCGCACGGCCCCGCCTGGTACCGCTACAACGGCGACGGCTACGGCGAGGTCGGCGAGCGCGAACCCGACGAGGGTGCGCCGTGGGGACTCGACCGCCTCGGACAGGGCCGCCTCTGGCCCATCTTCACGGGCGAGCGCGGCGAGTACGAGCTCCGCAGGGGGACGGCCTCCGGCGACCTCGCCCCGCAGAACCTGCTGGAGACGATGGCCGGCTTCGCCAACTCCGGCCGGATGATCCCCGAGCAGGTCTGGGACCGCGAGTACGAGACCGAGTACGGCTGGGAGTTCGGCGAGGGCACCGGCGCCGCCACGCCCCTCGCCTGGAGCATGGCGCAGTACATCCGACTCGCCGACAGCATCGACGCAGGCGAACCCATCGAGACGCCGCGGTTCATCGCCGAGCGCTACATCGGCTCCAACGCCGCGCCGGTCCCACCGGCGCTCTCGGTCGAGGAGGTCGCCGTCGACGAGGCGACCGAGACCGTCGCGGTCTCGGGCAAGACCAACGCTGCATCCGTCCTCGTCAAGACCGGCGCGGACCGGACGCTGGTCCCGGTCGACGACGGCGAGTACGCGGTCGAACTCGACTGCGTGCCCCACCAGGGCGACGTGACGGTCATCGGCGCCACGGGCGAGGAGAACCTCGCCAGCGTCGGCACCGTGATGCTCACGCGGAACCTGCAGACGGAGACGCGGACGGTCCACGGCGACGACTGA
- a CDS encoding FAD-dependent oxidoreductase, with amino-acid sequence MPPRFDSRRCPPAPALTDRVGFEGEPAPHVLVVGDTVAALAAAIVFERAGASITVLTRHGGSPSTTGAVTLTPAALSMLTTIDRTDRIEPAATSITEATVCTDDGGTEAVTLTSAGSRSTPSTVDRGRLLDVLRQNLDSPVRQGQEIDHLSDEGDGVRVTDQHDEPRWVDLVVGADGPNSFVRTMTGTATSSPAGLHEWTFRVDRPAWWSAGLVEGWTRHALATVVPMGDELGVCLGVHVPAGRSSDPRERAEQALMSFDGRVGRLLEQHLPPDAVFRWLPDPSVDPVFRAGRVAFCGEAATPVGYLSGLTPALGLEDALVLAETVTTVEPMDAALDRYETCRERRLARLRGSTRAAPPHEQHYPPQSRSGPLGRIAALRTVGFGGLLDRTEREPGR; translated from the coding sequence ATGCCACCCCGCTTCGACTCCCGTCGCTGCCCCCCAGCCCCGGCCCTCACCGACCGGGTCGGTTTCGAGGGGGAGCCCGCGCCACACGTCCTCGTCGTCGGTGACACCGTGGCGGCACTGGCTGCCGCCATCGTCTTCGAACGTGCTGGTGCCTCGATCACGGTCCTGACCCGCCACGGCGGGTCCCCCTCGACGACCGGCGCCGTGACGCTCACACCGGCCGCACTGTCGATGCTCACGACCATCGACCGGACGGACCGAATCGAACCGGCAGCGACCAGCATCACCGAGGCCACGGTCTGTACTGACGACGGAGGGACTGAGGCGGTGACGCTGACCAGTGCGGGGTCGCGTTCGACCCCGTCCACCGTCGACCGTGGTCGGTTGCTCGACGTGCTCAGGCAGAATCTCGACAGTCCGGTCCGCCAGGGACAGGAGATAGACCACCTCTCGGACGAGGGCGACGGCGTTCGCGTGACCGACCAGCACGACGAGCCACGGTGGGTTGACCTCGTCGTCGGGGCCGACGGACCGAACTCGTTCGTCCGCACGATGACGGGTACGGCGACCAGTTCCCCCGCGGGGCTCCACGAATGGACGTTCCGGGTCGACCGGCCCGCCTGGTGGTCGGCCGGGCTGGTCGAGGGCTGGACCCGGCACGCGCTGGCGACCGTGGTACCGATGGGCGACGAACTCGGCGTCTGTCTCGGTGTCCACGTCCCTGCTGGCCGGTCTTCAGACCCCCGCGAGCGTGCCGAACAGGCCCTGATGTCTTTCGACGGCCGGGTCGGTCGTCTCCTCGAGCAACACCTGCCACCGGACGCCGTGTTCCGGTGGCTCCCGGACCCGAGCGTCGACCCCGTGTTCCGGGCCGGGCGCGTCGCCTTCTGCGGGGAGGCTGCAACACCAGTCGGGTACCTCTCCGGGTTGACCCCCGCGCTCGGGCTTGAGGACGCACTCGTTCTCGCAGAGACCGTCACCACGGTCGAGCCGATGGACGCGGCACTCGACCGCTACGAGACATGTCGTGAACGACGGTTGGCACGGCTCAGAGGGTCGACCAGGGCCGCCCCGCCCCACGAGCAGCACTACCCACCCCAGAGCCGATCCGGCCCACTCGGACGTATCGCCGCCCTCCGCACGGTCGGGTTCGGCGGCCTCCTCGACAGGACCGAACGGGAACCGGGACGATAG
- a CDS encoding AEC family transporter, translating to MSVATQLAYMLALLAVGAGLRAVGILTERRRDRLTAVAFYVALPALVFSSTVNRSLSDVLVWRLFVGVTVVLVAVAGIGWLVHRDHADPSRRGVAVVQSYHCNLGFLGVPFVAATFGGVTAGKASVILGIGSLVQVTLTVLLLTSITSAEADVTQELRSVARNPVLVALVLGLVGGAVGVDLPNLAQESLGLLGSLALPIALPAVGASLSSEGGLVDPPTVGAVAAVKLLVMPLLALLVFVGLDAAPTTLRAGVLMLAMPTAVSTYIYSSELGGDGDLASATVLTTTVVAVATLFGVVALLGLVTP from the coding sequence ATGAGCGTCGCGACGCAACTCGCCTACATGCTCGCCCTGCTCGCCGTCGGGGCCGGGCTCCGGGCGGTCGGTATCCTGACCGAGCGTCGTCGCGACCGACTCACCGCGGTCGCCTTCTACGTCGCGCTCCCCGCACTCGTCTTCTCCTCGACGGTGAACCGGTCGCTCTCGGACGTCCTCGTCTGGCGGCTCTTCGTCGGCGTCACGGTCGTCCTCGTGGCGGTCGCCGGCATCGGCTGGCTGGTCCACCGGGACCACGCCGACCCGTCCCGTCGTGGGGTCGCCGTCGTCCAGTCCTACCACTGCAACCTGGGCTTCCTCGGCGTGCCATTCGTCGCGGCGACCTTCGGCGGCGTCACGGCCGGGAAGGCGAGCGTCATCCTCGGCATCGGCTCGCTCGTGCAGGTGACGCTCACCGTGTTGCTGTTGACCAGCATCACCAGCGCCGAGGCGGACGTCACGCAGGAGCTGCGAAGCGTCGCCCGCAACCCCGTGCTCGTCGCGCTGGTGCTCGGACTCGTCGGCGGCGCGGTCGGGGTCGACCTCCCCAACCTGGCGCAGGAGTCGCTCGGGCTGCTCGGGAGCCTCGCGCTCCCCATCGCGCTGCCGGCCGTTGGTGCGTCGCTTTCGTCCGAGGGCGGGCTCGTCGACCCACCGACCGTGGGGGCCGTCGCCGCGGTGAAACTGCTGGTCATGCCACTGCTGGCACTGCTCGTGTTCGTGGGCCTCGACGCCGCACCGACCACCCTGCGTGCCGGGGTCCTCATGCTCGCGATGCCGACCGCGGTTTCGACGTACATCTACTCGAGCGAGCTCGGCGGTGACGGCGACCTCGCGTCGGCGACGGTCCTCACGACGACGGTGGTCGCCGTGGCGACGCTGTTCGGGGTCGTGGCGCTGCTCGGGCTGGTGACACCCTGA